The Desulfovibrio sp. Huiquan2017 genome includes a window with the following:
- a CDS encoding ABC transporter ATP-binding protein, which yields MLSVQNLSIEFSRYGSGRQRRTLHPVRDLSLTVEAGEIVAVVGSSGSGKSLLAHAILGLLPKNARVSGEILFQDEPVTARTVTRLRGRRIALIPQSVAYLNPLCKVGGQVYRASRLSGRCRHDAARNTDQAFDRYRLASGVKAMYPFQVSGGMARRVLTATATAGDADLLIADEPTTGLDAEVARQSLSHLRELANAGKGIVLITHDIDAAVRIADRVAVIYAGTTVELAPATAFLGAGQLRHPYTRTLWSALPQQDFRYVAGNQPMEDCLVEGCIYGDRCAGRTEECRRPQPLRAVDDGRVRCCHA from the coding sequence ATGCTGTCCGTCCAAAACCTGTCCATCGAATTCAGCCGCTACGGCTCGGGCCGTCAACGACGGACCCTGCACCCGGTGCGCGACCTGTCGCTGACCGTCGAGGCCGGGGAGATCGTGGCCGTGGTCGGCTCCAGCGGCTCGGGGAAAAGCCTGTTGGCCCACGCAATCCTCGGTTTGCTGCCGAAAAACGCCCGGGTCTCCGGCGAGATCCTGTTCCAGGATGAACCCGTGACCGCACGGACCGTAACCCGGCTGCGCGGCAGACGGATCGCCCTGATTCCCCAGTCCGTGGCCTACCTGAACCCGCTGTGCAAGGTGGGCGGGCAGGTCTACCGCGCCTCGCGCCTGAGCGGCCGATGCCGCCACGACGCGGCCCGGAACACGGACCAGGCCTTCGACCGCTATCGGCTGGCGAGCGGCGTCAAGGCCATGTACCCGTTCCAGGTGTCCGGCGGCATGGCCCGGCGGGTGCTCACGGCCACGGCCACGGCAGGGGACGCCGACCTGCTCATCGCGGACGAGCCGACCACCGGCCTGGATGCCGAGGTGGCCCGCCAGTCCCTGTCCCACCTCCGCGAACTGGCCAACGCGGGCAAGGGAATCGTGCTCATCACCCACGACATCGACGCAGCCGTGCGGATCGCGGACAGGGTGGCGGTGATCTATGCCGGGACCACGGTGGAACTGGCCCCGGCAACGGCCTTCCTCGGCGCGGGGCAACTTCGCCACCCGTACACCCGGACGCTATGGAGCGCCCTGCCCCAACAGGATTTTCGCTATGTAGCCGGAAACCAGCCCATGGAGGATTGCCTGGTGGAAGGGTGCATCTACGGCGACCGTTGCGCCGGACGGACCGAGGAATGCCGCCGCCCCCAACCTCTGCGCGCCGTGGACGACGGCCGGGTGAGGTGCTGCCATGCTTAA
- a CDS encoding ATP-binding cassette domain-containing protein, which translates to MLKGDRLFFRYETTPWIIEDLNIEIQPGEVVGLPGPSGRGKSTLAKLLAGHLAPQQGRISCDGQPLPMNVFCPVQLIFQHPELTMNPRWKLRDSLCEGWQPDQRALQALNIEPAWLSRYPHELSGGELQRLALARVLSPRTRYLLADEMTAMLDPNTQALVWDAVLHWADRHGAGVLAISHDRHLLARVAHRIDDTFAPREFEEPRKPCRAAA; encoded by the coding sequence ATGCTTAAGGGAGACCGGCTCTTTTTCCGTTACGAGACCACACCGTGGATCATTGAGGACCTGAACATCGAAATTCAGCCCGGCGAAGTGGTCGGCCTGCCCGGCCCCAGCGGCCGGGGCAAGTCCACCCTGGCCAAACTCCTGGCCGGACACCTCGCCCCGCAGCAAGGCCGCATCTCCTGCGACGGCCAACCGCTGCCCATGAACGTCTTCTGCCCGGTGCAGCTTATTTTCCAGCATCCGGAACTGACCATGAACCCGCGCTGGAAGCTTCGCGACAGCCTGTGCGAAGGCTGGCAACCCGATCAACGCGCCCTCCAGGCCCTGAACATCGAGCCCGCCTGGCTGTCCCGCTACCCCCACGAACTGTCCGGCGGCGAACTCCAGCGGCTGGCCCTGGCCCGGGTCCTGTCCCCGCGCACGCGCTATCTCCTGGCGGACGAAATGACGGCCATGCTCGATCCCAATACCCAAGCCCTGGTCTGGGACGCGGTCCTCCACTGGGCCGACCGGCACGGGGCGGGCGTCCTGGCCATCAGCCACGACCGCCACCTGCTGGCCCGGGTGGCCCACCGCATCGACGACACCTTCGCGCCCCGGGAATTCGAGGAACCCCGTAAGCCCTGCCGAGCCGCCGCCTGA
- a CDS encoding ABC transporter permease: MTPAAASPTLSERLYPVAERLRLSDGRGRAAWAAGLCLVYFAVLIATSRLMGDAGLSTDFLHKKLPPCLEYPFGTDWLGRDMLVRTTKGLTRSLGIGLLAATVSSVVSAVLGTLSATMGKKTDAVVTTLIDLVMATPHLVLLILVSFACGGGATGVIIAVAVSHWTRLARIIRAEILQLRQAEFVMVSRRLGRSPWWIARKHMLPHIVPQFTIGLILLFPHAILHAAGLTFLGFGLSPHNPSIGILLSESMRHISTGYWWLAILPGLSLLVTVKLFDVLGNSLRVITDPKTSQE, from the coding sequence ATGACCCCCGCGGCAGCTTCCCCCACCCTGTCCGAACGCCTCTACCCCGTGGCGGAACGGCTGCGTCTATCGGACGGCCGGGGCCGCGCCGCCTGGGCGGCAGGCCTGTGCCTGGTCTACTTCGCGGTCCTGATCGCAACCTCCCGGCTCATGGGCGACGCCGGGCTGAGCACGGATTTTCTGCACAAGAAGCTGCCGCCCTGCCTGGAATACCCCTTCGGCACGGACTGGCTGGGCCGCGACATGCTGGTGCGTACCACCAAGGGACTGACCCGCAGCCTGGGCATCGGGCTGCTGGCGGCCACGGTCAGTTCCGTGGTCTCGGCCGTGCTCGGCACCCTGTCCGCAACCATGGGCAAGAAGACCGACGCGGTGGTGACCACGCTCATCGACCTGGTCATGGCCACCCCGCACCTGGTCCTGCTCATCCTGGTCTCCTTCGCCTGCGGCGGCGGGGCCACCGGGGTAATCATCGCCGTGGCCGTGTCCCACTGGACCCGGTTGGCGCGCATCATCCGGGCCGAAATCCTGCAGCTCAGGCAGGCGGAATTCGTCATGGTCTCGCGCCGGCTCGGCCGCTCGCCCTGGTGGATCGCCCGCAAACACATGCTCCCGCATATCGTGCCCCAGTTCACCATCGGATTGATCCTGCTCTTCCCCCACGCCATCCTGCACGCGGCCGGACTGACCTTCCTTGGGTTCGGGCTCTCCCCGCACAACCCGTCCATCGGCATCCTGTTGTCCGAGTCCATGCGCCACATCTCGACCGGCTACTGGTGGCTGGCCATCCTTCCCGGCCTGTCCCTGCTGGTCACGGTCAAACTCTTCGATGTCCTGGGCAACAGCCTGCGCGTCATCACCGATCCCAAAACCAGCCAGGAGTAG